Proteins encoded in a region of the Thermocaproicibacter melissae genome:
- the rpsB gene encoding 30S ribosomal protein S2 — protein MSVVSMKQLLEAGVHFGHQTRRWNPKMAPYIFTERNGIYIIDLQKTVRKLEEAYNFVRDLSAEGKSVLFVGTKKQAQESIKAEAERAGAYYVNARWLGGMLTNFRTIRRRIDRLNQLKAMEEDGTFDLLPKKEVGKLKLEIEKLEKFLGGIKDMKSLPGALFIVDPRKERIAVAEARKLDIPIIAIVDTNCDPDEIDYVIPGNDDAIRAVKLISETMANAIIEGREGQMGAAAAEEEETGEEAADQEAAE, from the coding sequence ATGTCAGTCGTATCCATGAAACAGCTCCTCGAAGCAGGCGTACACTTTGGCCACCAGACCAGAAGATGGAACCCGAAAATGGCTCCGTATATTTTTACAGAGCGCAACGGCATCTACATCATTGATCTGCAGAAGACTGTCCGTAAACTGGAAGAAGCCTACAATTTCGTTCGCGATCTTTCCGCAGAAGGCAAGTCGGTTCTGTTCGTCGGCACAAAGAAGCAGGCTCAGGAGTCCATTAAAGCGGAAGCTGAGCGCGCAGGCGCTTACTATGTGAATGCCCGTTGGCTCGGCGGCATGCTCACAAACTTCCGTACCATTCGCCGCAGGATTGACCGTCTGAACCAGCTCAAAGCGATGGAGGAAGACGGAACGTTCGATCTCCTTCCGAAAAAGGAAGTCGGCAAACTGAAGCTCGAAATTGAAAAACTGGAGAAATTCCTCGGCGGCATCAAAGACATGAAGTCTCTCCCGGGAGCGCTGTTCATTGTTGACCCGCGCAAAGAGCGTATTGCGGTTGCAGAAGCTCGCAAGCTCGATATTCCGATTATTGCAATCGTCGACACGAACTGCGACCCGGATGAAATTGATTATGTTATCCCGGGCAACGACGACGCTATCCGCGCTGTCAAGCTGATTTCCGAAACCATGGCGAACGCAATCATCGAAGGCAGAGAAGGCCAGATGGGCGCTGCCGCGGCAGAAGAAGAAGAGACGGGAGAAGAAGCTGCAGATCAGGAAGCAGCAGAATAA
- a CDS encoding replication-associated recombination protein A, producing MAAPLADRLRPQTLDDIVGQHHLLDEGKPLRRIIESGVIPNMVFYGPSGVGKTTLASIIARRTERALFKLNGTTASTSDIRSIVDRIDTLEAPNGILLYLDEIQYFNKKQQQTLLEFIENGSITLIASTTENPYFYVYGAILSRSTVFEFKTVEKEDVLLAVKRAFRFLEEEQHRKITVEDGAAEYIATACGGDVRKAMNAAELCVLSGDIAADGSCHVTLEAARELTQRSAMRYDRAGDEHYDILSAFQKSMRGSDPDAAVHYLARLLEAGDLPSACRRLMVCACEDVGLAYPQIIPIVKAAVDIALQVGLPEARIPLADAVVLVCLAPKSNSAYCAIDAAIADIRAGKTGPIPRQLQNKHYDGEDNPHKGQFYKYPHDFPNHWTEQQYLPDVLKDTVYYRFGDNKTERAYESYWNKIKK from the coding sequence ATGGCGGCTCCTTTGGCGGACAGACTGCGTCCCCAAACACTTGACGATATTGTGGGCCAGCATCATCTTTTGGATGAGGGTAAGCCGTTGCGTCGTATTATCGAATCCGGCGTAATTCCGAATATGGTTTTCTACGGGCCTTCCGGCGTCGGGAAAACTACACTTGCCTCCATCATAGCCCGAAGAACAGAGCGGGCACTGTTCAAACTAAACGGTACAACCGCATCGACTTCCGATATCCGTTCCATCGTTGACCGTATTGATACCCTAGAAGCTCCGAACGGAATTCTCCTTTATTTGGACGAAATTCAGTACTTTAATAAAAAGCAGCAGCAAACGCTGTTGGAATTCATCGAAAACGGTTCCATCACGCTGATTGCTTCCACAACGGAGAATCCGTATTTCTATGTTTACGGTGCTATCCTCAGCCGGTCCACGGTGTTCGAGTTTAAGACCGTGGAAAAGGAAGACGTGCTTTTGGCGGTGAAACGCGCGTTCCGCTTCCTCGAGGAGGAACAGCACCGCAAAATTACCGTCGAGGACGGTGCCGCGGAGTATATTGCAACTGCCTGCGGCGGTGATGTGCGCAAGGCGATGAATGCGGCTGAACTTTGCGTACTCTCCGGCGATATTGCCGCGGACGGTTCCTGTCATGTTACGCTTGAAGCCGCCCGAGAGCTGACCCAGCGCTCCGCCATGCGGTATGACCGCGCGGGGGACGAGCATTACGACATCCTTTCCGCCTTTCAGAAATCCATGCGCGGCTCCGACCCGGACGCTGCGGTGCATTACCTTGCTCGGCTGCTGGAAGCGGGAGATTTGCCTTCCGCCTGCCGCAGACTGATGGTTTGTGCCTGTGAAGATGTGGGCCTCGCATACCCCCAGATTATCCCGATTGTAAAGGCTGCGGTTGACATCGCCCTTCAGGTCGGCCTGCCGGAAGCGCGAATTCCGCTTGCGGACGCCGTCGTTTTGGTCTGCTTGGCTCCCAAATCCAATTCTGCCTATTGCGCAATTGATGCAGCAATTGCAGACATTCGTGCGGGCAAAACCGGCCCGATCCCGCGCCAGCTCCAGAACAAGCACTATGACGGGGAAGATAATCCGCATAAAGGTCAGTTTTATAAGTATCCGCACGATTTTCCGAATCATTGGACCGAGCAGCAGTATCTTCCGGACGTTCTGAAAGACACGGTCTATTACCGGTTTGGCGATAACAAAACCGAGCGTGCTTACGAAAGCTATTGGAATAAGATTAAAAAATAA
- a CDS encoding glycoside hydrolase family 3 N-terminal domain-containing protein has translation MVDAKELENRVEELLSRMTLPEKAGQMIQIPCNMVSRQEAIEWAKKGAGSFLHVFGDDARELQSIALKTRLGIPALFGIDAVHGHCLNENATIFPSQLAAACSWNRDSVEAMARVTAREVATDGVHWTFSPVLCLARDTRWGRVDETFGEDPYLAGELGAAMVKGYQGDSLDSDDSILACAKHYIGYGEAVGGRDSCDTEMTFRKMREVFLPPFEKAVKAGCGTIMTAYGSIDGTPFTACRKALHDILRDELGFDGFVVTDWDNVNSLVKNQHVAADIMEASRMAAIAGNDMIMTSSAFYEAVIKLVENGRLDEKVIDDAVRNILRIKFRMGLFEKPEKKGRPGCMGCAEHLEVCKKLARESIVLLKNNGVLPLSKDIKSVAVIGPNADDIRAQYGDWTYFSHPTPNPDHKPVKPYYTVLDGIRELAEQNGIAVSYHRGCGVFPGVDDDISGAVSTVQQCDAIVLVLGDRIEQTGEMKDRADLSLSGAQMELFRGLRRLRKPMVTVLVASKPLCIQEAAEQTDALIVAFNGGMFGGLAVAETIFGKWNPSGKLPISFPRHVGQLPVYYNSLPGWHGGKYMDLPETPLFAFGEGMSYTSFRYSNLRVDGESLTAKVDVTNIGDRNGFETVQVYFRDCVSSVMTPIKQLIGFQKISLKAGETKTVCFKFQREDFSLVTPDERRVTEPGKFILMVGPSSKDSDLLRAEFVLTKPAQ, from the coding sequence ATGGTTGATGCAAAAGAACTGGAAAATCGTGTGGAAGAACTTTTGTCCCGCATGACCCTGCCGGAAAAAGCAGGGCAGATGATACAGATTCCATGTAACATGGTTTCCAGACAAGAAGCGATCGAATGGGCCAAGAAAGGCGCGGGTTCGTTCCTCCATGTGTTCGGGGACGATGCCAGAGAGCTGCAGTCCATTGCGCTGAAAACAAGGCTCGGAATTCCAGCCCTGTTTGGAATTGATGCGGTACACGGACATTGCCTGAATGAGAACGCCACAATCTTCCCGTCACAGTTGGCGGCGGCCTGCAGCTGGAACCGCGATTCTGTTGAGGCGATGGCACGTGTAACGGCGCGTGAAGTAGCAACGGATGGCGTGCATTGGACTTTTTCGCCGGTGCTTTGCCTTGCGCGAGACACGCGCTGGGGCCGCGTTGACGAAACCTTCGGGGAAGACCCATATCTTGCCGGAGAACTGGGCGCGGCCATGGTAAAAGGCTATCAAGGCGACAGCCTCGACAGCGATGACAGTATTCTCGCCTGTGCCAAGCATTATATCGGCTATGGCGAAGCGGTTGGCGGGCGCGATTCCTGTGACACCGAAATGACCTTCCGTAAAATGCGTGAAGTGTTCCTGCCCCCGTTTGAGAAAGCGGTCAAAGCAGGGTGCGGAACAATTATGACGGCGTACGGTTCCATTGACGGCACGCCGTTTACGGCATGCCGAAAAGCTCTGCACGACATTCTGCGGGATGAGCTGGGCTTTGACGGCTTTGTCGTTACGGACTGGGACAATGTCAACAGCCTCGTGAAGAACCAGCATGTTGCGGCAGACATCATGGAAGCCTCACGCATGGCGGCAATTGCCGGAAACGACATGATTATGACAAGCTCGGCCTTTTATGAAGCTGTTATTAAGCTGGTGGAAAACGGCCGGCTGGATGAAAAAGTCATTGACGATGCAGTACGCAATATTCTCAGAATCAAGTTCCGCATGGGCTTGTTTGAAAAGCCTGAGAAAAAAGGCAGACCGGGGTGCATGGGCTGCGCCGAGCATCTCGAAGTATGCAAGAAGCTCGCGCGGGAAAGTATTGTGCTGCTGAAAAACAACGGTGTCCTGCCGCTGTCCAAAGACATAAAAAGCGTCGCAGTCATCGGCCCCAACGCAGACGATATCCGCGCACAATACGGCGACTGGACGTATTTTTCGCATCCCACTCCCAATCCCGACCATAAACCCGTGAAACCGTATTATACCGTTCTTGATGGTATTCGGGAACTGGCCGAGCAAAACGGTATTGCGGTGAGCTATCATCGGGGCTGTGGCGTTTTCCCCGGGGTTGACGACGATATTTCGGGCGCAGTTTCTACCGTCCAGCAATGCGATGCAATTGTGCTCGTCCTCGGCGACAGAATTGAACAGACCGGTGAAATGAAGGACAGGGCAGACCTATCTTTGTCGGGTGCGCAAATGGAATTGTTCCGCGGACTTCGCAGGCTGCGTAAACCGATGGTTACTGTGCTCGTTGCTTCAAAGCCACTCTGCATCCAAGAAGCGGCAGAACAGACCGACGCCCTGATTGTAGCGTTCAACGGCGGAATGTTCGGCGGCCTTGCCGTTGCGGAAACCATCTTCGGCAAATGGAATCCAAGCGGGAAGCTGCCGATTTCTTTTCCGCGCCATGTGGGGCAGCTTCCCGTTTACTACAACAGCCTACCCGGCTGGCATGGCGGAAAATACATGGATTTGCCCGAAACGCCGTTGTTCGCGTTTGGCGAAGGAATGTCCTACACAAGCTTCCGTTATTCCAATCTGCGGGTGGACGGCGAAAGCCTCACTGCAAAAGTTGATGTGACGAATATCGGCGACAGAAACGGCTTTGAGACCGTTCAAGTCTATTTTCGAGACTGCGTTAGCTCGGTGATGACTCCGATTAAGCAGTTAATCGGCTTCCAGAAAATCTCTCTGAAAGCTGGGGAGACAAAAACTGTGTGCTTCAAATTCCAGCGTGAAGATTTTTCGCTGGTAACGCCGGATGAACGCCGCGTCACCGAGCCGGGGAAATTCATTCTTATGGTCGGTCCCAGCTCCAAAGACAGCGATTTGCTGCGGGCAGAATTTGTTTTGACAAAACCAGCGCAATAG
- a CDS encoding AI-2E family transporter — protein sequence MELNKRNMKKIIILIVFAIAFYMLVKNLYLVPNFFGALLNIVGPVLAGFAVAFVVNVLMIQVENRLFAPLNRRFQKRWPKMRRGFSILVTFIIILGLITLLLFFVIPELARTITNLTNSIPAVIAHLQQMISAFSEQHPKLMQYADQLNINWPNISNMLSKYGQQMASRLVSFTVSAVSNLFHGAVSLVLTIVIAINTLAQKEKLVAQMKKVLYAYLPRKQASWVHHVCHLTNRAFYNCVTGTLTEACILGTLCFIGMNIFRFPYAILISVLVAFNALIPIIGAFLSTVIGALLVSIVSPIEGLWFIVYFCVLQQLEGNLIYPRVVGSRVGLPVLWMLIAITIGGNAFGVLGMIINIPICSVIYALLREDVQRRAKPQTWNIPDEANPQEKADKQPE from the coding sequence ATGGAACTCAACAAAAGGAATATGAAGAAAATCATTATCCTTATCGTCTTTGCCATTGCCTTTTACATGCTGGTAAAGAATCTGTACCTGGTTCCCAATTTCTTTGGAGCGTTATTGAACATTGTTGGGCCTGTGCTTGCCGGATTTGCGGTTGCCTTCGTCGTTAACGTCCTGATGATTCAGGTTGAGAACCGCCTTTTTGCTCCGCTGAACCGGAGGTTCCAAAAACGCTGGCCGAAAATGCGGCGCGGCTTTAGTATTCTTGTCACGTTTATTATCATCCTCGGCCTTATTACCCTTTTGCTTTTCTTCGTGATTCCGGAACTGGCACGCACCATTACCAACTTGACGAACAGTATTCCGGCCGTTATCGCCCATCTGCAGCAAATGATTTCGGCATTTTCCGAGCAGCATCCGAAGCTGATGCAATATGCGGATCAGCTCAACATTAACTGGCCCAACATCAGCAATATGCTATCCAAATACGGGCAGCAGATGGCCAGCAGGCTTGTCAGTTTTACGGTAAGCGCCGTCTCAAATCTTTTCCATGGCGCGGTTTCTCTTGTGCTTACAATTGTCATCGCCATCAATACCTTGGCGCAGAAAGAAAAACTCGTCGCGCAGATGAAAAAGGTTCTTTATGCCTACCTGCCGCGGAAACAAGCGAGTTGGGTCCATCATGTGTGTCACCTTACCAATCGTGCTTTTTACAACTGCGTTACGGGAACATTGACGGAGGCCTGCATCCTTGGCACACTTTGCTTCATCGGCATGAACATTTTTCGTTTTCCTTACGCAATATTGATTTCAGTCCTTGTCGCATTTAATGCCCTCATCCCGATTATCGGTGCATTTCTCAGCACGGTTATCGGTGCACTTCTTGTTTCAATCGTCAGCCCGATTGAAGGACTATGGTTTATTGTTTATTTCTGCGTGCTCCAGCAATTGGAGGGCAACCTGATTTATCCCCGCGTCGTCGGTTCCCGCGTCGGATTGCCGGTTCTCTGGATGCTGATTGCCATTACCATCGGCGGCAATGCATTCGGCGTTCTCGGAATGATTATCAATATCCCCATTTGCTCCGTGATTTACGCATTGCTTCGGGAAGATGTCCAGCGCCGTGCGAAGCCGCAGACTTGGAATATTCCGGATGAGGCCAACCCGCAAGAGAAAGCGGACAAGCAGCCTGAATGA
- a CDS encoding glycoside hydrolase family 18 protein encodes MSRSADKTNFGLLLKTLRAKLEKQGIADNKHYILSFAGGANNSYAAGVGLSNIAQYVDYGMIMTYDIHGTWDQYTDFNAPLYIPSGTSPQYKFSVDNAVRTWLNYGFPAKKLVMGVPFYGYAYQGVTNANNGLWQRFTSGATVSYDTIQSKYASNSSYKKFYDSAVMVPWLYNGSTFVSYEDASSIQKKTQYALSKNLLGVGIWELSQDRNGTLLSAVRKALG; translated from the coding sequence ATTTCACGCTCAGCGGATAAGACAAACTTCGGTCTGCTTTTGAAAACACTTCGGGCGAAATTGGAGAAGCAAGGCATCGCGGACAACAAACACTATATTCTTTCTTTTGCTGGTGGGGCAAACAACAGTTATGCAGCCGGCGTCGGCCTTTCCAATATCGCGCAGTATGTGGATTATGGAATGATTATGACGTATGACATTCACGGAACGTGGGACCAGTACACAGACTTTAACGCTCCGCTCTACATACCATCCGGCACCTCTCCACAGTATAAATTCAGCGTGGACAATGCAGTTCGTACATGGCTGAATTACGGCTTCCCTGCGAAAAAGTTGGTCATGGGCGTACCGTTTTACGGATACGCGTATCAGGGCGTGACGAATGCGAATAACGGCCTGTGGCAGCGCTTTACTTCTGGCGCGACGGTTTCGTACGATACCATCCAGTCCAAATATGCGTCGAATTCTTCCTACAAGAAGTTCTACGATTCCGCTGTTATGGTGCCGTGGCTGTATAACGGTTCCACGTTTGTTAGCTATGAAGATGCTTCTTCCATTCAGAAAAAGACGCAGTATGCGCTTTCAAAAAACCTGCTTGGCGTCGGTATATGGGAACTGTCCCAAGACCGAAACGGAACGCTGCTCAGTGCTGTGCGGAAAGCTTTAGGCTGA
- a CDS encoding HAD hydrolase family protein has translation MPFIFEPSGKIVISNVFSKEEKRTVAEFFIANHIYPLVYAFVDKKEMVSWIRGKENAGILNYLNSRRGDRRLNPLNDIDSLYRGDVFYFTCIGTKEELQGIYDRFKDDPHYNCTFQQELYRDEYWCEIMPKVASKANAILKLKEIGHYDRIISFGDAINDVPMFKISDECYAVENAVPGLKQMATGVIESNNRDGVAKWLLKNCSPELRG, from the coding sequence TTGCCATTTATCTTTGAACCTTCCGGCAAAATTGTAATCTCCAATGTTTTCAGCAAAGAAGAAAAGCGAACCGTCGCCGAGTTTTTCATTGCAAACCATATTTACCCGCTTGTGTATGCCTTTGTTGATAAGAAAGAAATGGTTTCTTGGATTCGGGGCAAAGAAAACGCCGGAATTCTGAACTATCTGAATTCGCGCAGGGGAGATAGGCGTTTGAACCCGCTAAACGATATTGATTCCTTGTATCGCGGGGATGTGTTCTATTTTACATGCATCGGCACAAAAGAAGAGTTGCAGGGAATTTATGACCGGTTTAAGGATGACCCCCATTATAACTGCACGTTCCAGCAGGAATTGTATCGCGATGAATATTGGTGCGAAATTATGCCGAAGGTAGCGAGCAAAGCGAATGCAATCTTAAAGCTGAAAGAAATCGGACATTACGATAGAATCATTTCCTTCGGCGATGCGATAAACGACGTTCCTATGTTCAAAATCTCGGATGAATGTTATGCGGTAGAAAATGCGGTACCGGGGCTAAAGCAGATGGCCACAGGCGTTATTGAGAGCAATAACCGCGACGGCGTTGCAAAATGGCTGCTGAAAAATTGTTCTCCGGAACTTCGTGGATAA
- a CDS encoding HAD family hydrolase, with protein sequence MSDLDGTLLNTESRINQTSLDILNRLIQNGMHFTYATARSLSSASVVTAGLQISMPIIAIYL encoded by the coding sequence GTGTCCGATTTAGACGGAACGCTGCTCAATACCGAAAGCAGGATTAATCAAACTAGCCTTGATATACTGAACAGGCTCATTCAAAATGGGATGCACTTCACTTATGCAACGGCGCGGTCGCTGTCCTCGGCTTCGGTTGTTACGGCCGGATTACAGATATCCATGCCGATTATTGCCATTTATCTTTGA